The following proteins are co-located in the Malassezia restricta chromosome II, complete sequence genome:
- a CDS encoding DNA helicase INO80, giving the protein MDMRPDAAPLPMHADTVRTAPDDTSVVTDDASSPVPTYPNESSPHMASPSDDWADADWAHSRRPAMSISNILNDHQEPVSSYHEDEPMMTSSPVVPPSDDHEMKSEADETRPLAYHPRATPKSSSSRMQRSMSASRRAEEGATSAAYDSDLSADENVSAWTEDIAAYKAQREAHEAQLADAFAAWMNETQHFVTKRLCLSYERRLLLAQKRARAQRVQKHESDDIDMELLDTLAERPGGKWSKNDAKGRYTETTDDLDDLAAEGQADDDTEEAAGEAVASAELIPELIDPNTGEVRGTIPLGARRAALLGEAHDRVWTTIAKRDIPKVYRTVVASATNKAMYWRRLSSVVQREARRGAARNNKSTKDIQLRARKVMRELLLYWKRNEREERDLRKKAEKEALEKARKEEEMREAKRQARKLNFLITQTELYSHFVGNKLKTAEAEESEDTAPAAQPGGPQQPHPQAAPVSMASQEAADLQAIDFDDEDESNLRAHAARNATEAVRAARDKAQAFDAAIAQERHQQGTEEGAPQPFSADDMDFLNPSSMGVTEVQQPKMLSCTLKPYQIKGLSWLANLYEQGINGILADEMGLGKTVQSIALMAYLAEVHDIWGPFLVIAPASTLHNWQQEITKFVPALKALPYWGNVKDRAVLRKFWNRKQISYDRHAPFHVLVTSYQLVVSDEKYFQRVKWQYMVLDEAQAIKSSSSNRWKTLLGFHCRNRLLLTGTPVQNSMQELWALLHFIMPSLFDSHDEFSEWFSKDIENHAENKGTLNEHQLRRLHMILKPFMLRRVKKNVQNELGEKIEVDLYCDLSARQKLLYQSLRSHVSVAELVDKANANDEGGLKSLMNLVMQFRKVCNHPELFERADVRAPLAVSHYSASAAIPVRDEITTCMDAAHSLLDMPIPRLMAHDAIQHIPTPQNRVGFDTHYLGSLMNIWRRSHIHDAVVATDTFAFLAFLGLSASEAEAAFHAPMLTRVVTQADAQRRLALMLPYMDGELAVSVHRPLGLVESALPHAHERPAPSLVPLGEVVERVMDERCGHITRTTMPAAVAPPPVLHVNDRTFCERQVQARKDVALEHVLFGLPPKAREDVAQVRQLETRLPGVPPRGYVATSSPMQLWGPPMQVPRMDKLIVDSSKLARLDTLLRELKAGGHRVLIYFQMTRMIDLMEEYLIYRQYKYLRLDGASKISDRRDMVTDWQTRPELFVFLLSTRAGGLGINLTAADTVIFYDHDWNPSNDSQAMDRAHRLGQTKQVTVYRLITKGTIDERIVKLARNKKEVQDIVVGNKAYSESGMARPQEIVSLLLDDDELADSILRRKQADEAQLAQGKAENARAMHARRRQNNQAASSTSSHDPSIHWTLDDDEDDFFGAKPPPKDEPEDTPQPRKRAKRDSAPKRRKKSDASSPPPA; this is encoded by the exons ATGGACATGCGTCCTGACGCTGCGCCGTTGCCGATGCATGCGGACACCGTGCGTACTGCTCCGGACGATACCAGTGTGGTAacggacgacgcgtcgtcgcccgTGCCAACATACCCGAACGAATCA TCGCCACACATGGCATCGCCGTCCGACGACTGGGCTGACGCTGATTGGGCTCACTCACGTCGACCGGCCATGTCCATTTCTAACATACTCAATGACCACCAGGAGCCCGTCAGTTCCTACCATGAAGACGAGCCCATGATGACGTCCTCTCCCGTCGTGCCACCCTCCGATGACCACGAGATGAAGTCAGAAGCGGACGAGACGCGTCCGCTTGCATACCATCCACGTGCTACACCAAAGAGCTCTTCTTCGCGTATGCAGCGTTCCatgagcgcgtcgcgccggGCAGAGGAGGGTGCCACTTCGGCTGCGTACGATAGTGATCTGTCCGCCGACGAGAATGTCTCGGCCTGGACAGAAGATATCGCAGCATACAaagcgcagcgcgaggcgcacgaagcTCAGCTTGCCGATGCGTTTGCAGCATGGATGAATGAAACGCAGCATTTTGTCACTAAGCGGCTCTGCCTATCATACGAACGACGCCTCCTACTCGCGCAGAAACGCGCCCGCGCCCAGCGTGTGCAAAAGCACGAGTCTGATGACATTGATATGGAActgctcgacacgctggCGGAGCGCCCAGGTGGAAAATGGAGCAAAAATGACGCCAAGGGCCGGTATACCGAGACGACCGACGATCTCGATGATCTTGCAGCTGAAGGgcaggcggacgacgaTACAGAAGAAGCTGCTGGTGAGGCAGTCGCGTCCGCCGAGCTGATCCCGGAGCTTATTGACCCCAACACGGGTGAAGTTCGAGGCACCATCCCCCTGGGTGCCCGACGGGCTGCTCTGCTCGGCGAGGCACACGACCGTGTATGGACCACCATTGCGAAGCGAGATATACCAAAAGTGTACCGCACCGTCGTGGCGAGTGCCACCAACAAAGCCATGTACTGGCGCCGCCTGTCGTCCGTGGTGCAGCGTGAGGCACGACGTGGTGCTGCACGCAATAACAAGTCCACCAAAGACATCCAgctgcgcgcacgcaaagtgatgcgcgagctgctcctATACTGGAAGCGCAACGAACGAGAAGAGCGCGACTTGCGCAAGAAAGCCGAAAAAGAAGCTCTAGAAAAGGCTCGAAAGGAGGAAGAAATGCGCGAGGCAAAGCGCCAAGCTCGCAAGCTCAATTTCCTCATCACGCAGACCGAGCTGTACAGCCACTTTGTGGGTAACAAGCTCAAGACGGCCGAGGCAGAGGAGTCGGAAgacacggcgcctgcgGCACAGCCAGGTGGGCCACAGCAGCCGCATCCACAGGCAGCGCCCGTCTCGATGGCATCGCAAGAGGCTGCCGATTTGCAGGCGATCGATTTcgacgatgaagacgaaTCGAATCTGCGTGCCCATGCAGCACGCAATGCCACAGAAGCtgtgcgtgctgcgcgcgacAAGGCGCAGGCCTTTGATGCAGCGATTGCACAGGAACGACATCAACAAGGCACAGAAGAaggcgcgccgcagccTTTCTCGGcagacgacatggactTTTTGAACCCTTCGTCGATGGGCGTCACCGAGGTGCAACAGCCCAAGATGCTATCATGTACACTCAAGCCATACCAGATCAAGGGTCTATCGTGGCTGGCGAATCTGTACGAGCAGGGCATCAATGGTATTCTGGCGGACGAGATGGGTCTGGGCAAGACTGTCCAGAGTATCGCACTTATGGCGTACCTCGCCGAGGTGCACGACATTTGGGGCCCCTTCCTTGTTATTGCACCGGCTTCAACGCTGCACAACTGGCAACAAGAGATCACCAAGTTTGTACCAGCGCTCAAGGCGTTGCCGTACTGGGGCAATGTCAAGGATCGCGCGGTGCTACGCAAGTTTTGGAACCGCAAGCAGATTTCTTACGACCGCCATGCCCCCTTCCACGTGCTTGTGACGTCGTACCAGCTCGTGGTGAGTGACGAAAAGTACTTTCAACGCGTCAAGTGGCAGTACATGGTGCTCGATGAGGCCCAGGCGATCAAatcgagctcgtcgaatCGTTGGAAGACGCTGCTTGGGTTCCACTGCCGCAACCGTCTGCTGCTCACAGGCACGCCCGTTCAAAACTCGATGCAAGAGCTTTGGGCGCTCTTGCACTTTATCATGCCCAGTCTCTTTGACTCACATGACGAGTTTAGCGAATGGTTCTCTAAAGACATCGAGAACCATGCAGAAAACAAGGGCACGCTGAACGAACACCAGCTGCGTCGTCTGCACATGATTCTCAAGCCCTTCatgctgcgtcgtgtgAAAAAGAATGTGCAGAACGAGCTGGGCGAGAAGATCGAGGTCGATCTGTATTGCGACTTGTCAGCGCGCCAGAAACTTTTGTATCAGAGCCTGCGCTCGCACGTCAGTGTagccgagctcgtcgacaaGGCCAATGCCAACGACGAAGGCGGCCTGAAGAGCCTCATGAACCTTGTCATGCAGTTCCGCAAGGTGTGCAACCATCCCGAGCTGTTTGAACGTGCGGAcgttcgtgcgccgctggccgTCTCGCACTACTCGGCCTCAGCTGCGATTCCCGTTCGTGACGAGATCACTACGTGTATGGATGCGGCTCATTCGCTGCTAGACATGCCCATCCCGCGGCTCATGGCACACGATGCGATCCAGCACATCCCAACGCCCCAAAACCGCGTTGGATTCGATACGCACTATCTTGGGTCTCTTATGAACATATGGCGGCGCTCTCATatccacgacgccgtcgtggccaCGGACACGTTTGCCTTCTTGGCTTTCCTGGGCCTATCGGCCAGCGAGGCAGAAGCGGCCTTCCATGCCCCCATGCTCACCCGCGTCGTGACACAGGCcgatgcgcagcgccgactCGCGCTCATGTTGCCGTACATGGATGGCGAGCTGGCTGTGAGTGTGCATCGGCCCCTCGGCCTGGTCGAATCGGCCCTCCCCCATGCACACGAACGTCCCGCACCAAGTCTCGTACCGCTCGGTGAAGTTGTGGAGCGTGTGATGGACGAGCGGTGCGGACACATCACACGCACCACCATGCCTGCGGCTgtggcaccgccgcccgtCCTGCACGTGAATGACCGTACGTTTTGCGAGCGCCAGGTCCAGGCACGGAAGGACGTGGCCCTGGAGCATGTGCTGTTTGGTCTGCCACCCAAGGCACGCGAAGACGTCGCGCAAGTGCGACAACTCGAGACGCGCTTGCCAggtgtgccgccgcgcggctACGTCGCGACGTCATCGCCGATGCAGCTGTGGGGCCCACCCATGCAAGTACCTCGTATGGACAAGCTCATCGTTGACTCCAGcaagctcgcgcgccttgataccctgctgcgtgagctgAAGGCCGGAGGACATCGCGTGCTGATCTACTTCCAGATGACGCGCATGATTGATCTCATGGAAGAGTACCTCATTTACCGACAGTACAAGTACCTCCGTCTCGATGGTGCCTCCAAGATCTCAGACCGTCGCGACATGGTGACGGACTGGCAAACACGCCCTGAGCTATTTGTATTCCTGCTGTCTACACGCGCTGGTGGTCTAGGTATCAACTTGACGGCAGCCGACACGGTCATTTTCTACGACCACGACTGGAACCCATCGAACGATTCCCAGGCCATGGACCGCGCGCACCGTTTGGGACAGACGAAGCAGGTCACTGTGTACCGCCTCATCACCAAGGGCACCATtgatgagcgcatcgtcaaGCTTGCTAGGAACAAAAAGGAGGTGCAAGACATTGTCGTGGGCAACAAGGCCTACTCCGAGTCGGGCATGGCTCGTCCCCAGGAGATCGTGTCACTGCTCCTtgacgacgatgagctCGCCGACTCGATCCTCCGCCGCAAGCAGGCCGATGAAGCGCAGCTAGCACAGGGCAAAGCCGAGAACGCccgcgccatgcatgcacgtcgtcgccaGAACAACCAagcggcctcgtccacatcgtccCACGATCCCAGCATTCACTGgacgctggacgacgacgaagacgacttTTTCGGCGCCAAGCCACCGCCCAAGGATGAGCCAGAGGACACGCCCCAGCCTCGAAAGCGTGCAAAGCGTGACTCGGCGCCCAAGCGGCGCAAGAAGAGTGATGCATCCTCTCCCCCACCTGCCTAA
- a CDS encoding splicing factor 3B subunit 5 has protein sequence MSDLKYSGNPQLEHLHARYTGTIHPDITKHEWATHQHRDTAAAIVAHSPLLNYMAVADGESRARTKFRLCEQMIQPCGPPPKQQEMM, from the exons ATG TCGGACCTCAAGTACTCGGGCAACCCACAGTTGGAGCACT TACATGCACGATATACAGGCACGATTCATCCCGACATAACGAAGCA CGAATGGGCGACGCACCAACACCGCGACACGGCCGCTGCGATAGTGGCGCACAGCCCTCTCCTGAACTATATGGCTGTGGCCGACGGCGagtcgcgcgcacgcaccaaGTTTCGCTTGTGCGAACAGATGATCCAGCCATGTGGACCACCACCCAAACAGCAGGAAATGATGTAA
- a CDS encoding 3-oxo-5-alpha-steroid 4-dehydrogenase 1 has product MYHWVLQGMQATAAALPFLGTVVDAPFGKFGLPSRWNVHGNAGWMVMECVAPIITTLSFFSVSAHHEVHVWAWRMLSLFQLHYANRALIQPLLNAPRSPLHISVVLSAVAFNAANGFLMGTWLAHGGSAPPPGMKLWAYIGLVLFVLGFVGNVYHDALLRSLRLKPPSSSEQVVQHGACIYRIPHGGLFRWISYPHYVCEWIEWTGYALTCIAVVPHTPDALVSYPPVLFVMLEVGAMLPRAMRGHAWYQRHFATYPARWAIVPFV; this is encoded by the coding sequence ATGTACCATTGGGTCctgcagggcatgcaggccacggcagcggcgctgccgtTCCTAGGAACGGTGGTGGACGCGCCGTTTGGCAAGTTTGGATTGCCCAGCCGCTGGAATGTGCATGGCAATGCGGGATGGATGGTCATGGAATGCGTGGCGCCGATAATCACGACCTTGTCGTTTTTTTCTGTGTCGGCTCACCACGAGGTGCATGTGTGGGCTTGGCGGATGCTGAGCTTGTTTCAGCTGCATTATGCGAACCGTGCCTTGATACAGCCGCTTCTCAATGCGCCCCGGTCGCCCTTGCACATCTCGGTGGTCTTGAGTGCTGTGGCTTTTAATGCGGCTAATGGCTTTTTGATGGGTACCTGGCTGGCCCACGGTGGctctgcgccgccgccgggCATGAAGCTGTGGGCCTACATCGGTCTCGTCCTCTTTGTCTTGGGTTTTGTGGGCAATGTGTACCATGATGCTCTACTGCGTTCGTTGCGTCTGAAGCCTCCGTCATCATCGGAACAAGTGGTGCAGCATGGTGCATGTATCTATCGGATTCCGCATGGCGGTCTATTTCGGTGGATAAGCTATCCCCACTATGTCTGCGAGTGGATTGAATGGACTGGATACGCGCTCACATGTATCGCTGTGGTGCCACATACGCccgatgcgctcgtgtCGTATCCGCCGGTCCTGTTTGTCATGCTCGAGGTGGGTGCCATGCTGCCGCGTGCGATGCGTGGACATGCATGGTATCAACGCCACTTTGCCACGTATCCCGCCCGATGGGCCATAGTGCCGTTTGTGTAG
- a CDS encoding CTP synthase, whose product MKYIVVSGGVISGIGKGVIASSTGLLLRTLGLRVTSIKIDPYMNIDAGTMAPTEHGEVFVLNDGGEVDLDLGNYERYLNVTLTRDNNITTGKIYREVIEKERRGDYLGKTVQIVPHLTDAIQDWIERVAALPVDESGESPDVCIVELGGTVGDIESAPFVEALRQFQFRVGHENFALIHVSLIPVIGGEQKTKPTQAAIRDLRGLGLVPDLIAARCAAPLERHVINKLSLFCQVGPDQVLGVHDVSSTYHVPLLLEAQGMIRFFEQRLHLDLQHDVPKARVADGMELRRRWKVLTLNQERVFETVEIVLVGKYTALQDSYMSVVKALEHASMQCQRKLVLKWVEASDLESHTEHEDPVRYHQAWQHLCSSRGIIVPGGFGQRGTEGMILAVRWAREKKIPFLGICLGFQLAVIEFARHVCGREKAASAELHPECQDPVIVYMPEISRTHMGGTMRLGLRPTLFSDDSAPWSKIRQLYGGQSTIWERHRHRYEVNPDVAGVIESEGSSSETPLYFIGKNEQGNRMQVAELRNHPFFVGMQAHPELASRPLNPSPPFLGLVAAAAGVLPGQLQYQLQTFKPPHPQSAMVLESQATESIDTKAAA is encoded by the coding sequence ATGAAGTACATTGTCGTGAGTGGCGGTGTTATTTCAGGTATAGGCAAGGGTGTGATCGCATCCTCGACAGgtctgctgctgcgcacgctggGTCTGCGGGTGACATCCATCAAGATCGACCCGTACATGAACATTGACGCGGGTACCATGGCACCGACAGAACATGGTGAGGTGTTTGTGCTGAACGATGGTGGCGAGGTCGACTTGGATCTGGGAAACTATGAGCGCTACCTGAATGTCACGCTGACGCGCGACAATAATATCACGACTGGCAAGATCTACCGAGAGGTCATCGAGAAGGAGCGTCGTGGTGACTACCTCGGTAAGACTGTGCAAATTGTGCCGCACCTGACTGATGCCATTCAGGACTGGATTGAGCGTGTGGCAGCTCTGCCTGTAGATGAGAGCGGCGAATCACCGGACGTGTGCATTGTCGAGCTGGGCGGCACGGTGGGTGACATTGAGTCGGCGCCCTTtgtcgaggcactgcgtCAGTTCCAGTTCCGCGTCGGCCATGAAAACTTTGCTCTCATTCACGTATCGCTCATTCCCGTCATTGGTGGCGAGCAAAAGACCAAGCCGACGCAAGCAGCCATTCGGGATCTGCGTGGCTTGGGTCTCGTGCCTGACCTCATCGCCGCTCGTTGTGCGGCGCCCTTGGAGCGACATGTCATCAACAAGCTCTCGCTCTTCTGCCAGGTGGGACCTGACCAAGTGCTCGGCGTGCACGATGTCAGCTCCACCTACCACGTCCCACTGCTGCTGGAGGCGCAGGGCATGATCCGTTTCTttgagcagcgcctgcattTGGACCTGCAGCACGATGTGCCCAAGGCCCGCGTCGCCGATGGCATggagctgcgtcggcgctggaAGGTGCTGACGCTGAACCAGGAGCGCGTCTTTGAGACGGTCGAGATCGTCCTGGTCGGCAAATACACAGCGCTCCAGGACTCATACATGTCGGTCGTgaaggcgctggagcatgcatcgatgcaGTGCCAGCGCAAGCTTGTGCTCAAGTGGGTCGAGGCGAGTGACCTGGAATCGCATACCGAGCACGAGGATCCCGTCAGGTACCACCAGGCGTGGCAGCATCTGTGCTCGTCGCGTGGTATCATTGTGCCCGGTGGCTTCGGACAGCGTGGCACAGAAGGTATGATCTtggccgtgcgctgggcgcgcgaGAAGAAGATCCCATTCTTGGGTATCTGCCTCGGTTTCCAGCTCGCCGTGATCGAATTCGCGCGGCACGTGTGTGGCCGCGAGAAGGCTGCCTCGGCAGAGCTGCACCCCGAGTGCCAGGACCCCGTGATTGTATACATGCCGGAAATCAGCCGCACACATATGGGGGGTACGATGCGTCTCGGTCTGCGTCCCACTCTCTTTTCCGACGACAGTGCCCCATGGAGCAAGATCCGCCAGCTTTATGGCGGTCAGTCGACGATTTGGGAGCGCCATCGTCACCGCTATGAAGTGAACCCGGACGTCGCCGGCGTCATTGAGTCAGAGGGCAGTAGCTCGGAGACGCCGCTCTATTTCATCGGCAAAAACGAGCAGGGCAACCGAATGCAGGTGGCCGAGCTCCGAAACCACCCCTTCTTTGTCggcatgcaggcgcacCCAGAACTAGCATCGCGTCCCCTCAACCCTTCGCCGCCGTTCCTCGGTCTCGTggctgccgccgctggtGTTTTGCCCGGCCAGCTGCAGTACCAGCTTCAAACGTTCAAGCCGCCGCATCCTCAGTCTGCCATGGTACTCGAGTCGCAGGCCACCGAATCCATAGACACAAAGGCCGCCGCATAG
- a CDS encoding zinc finger protein, with protein MEAAVDLAPHVRPMMAQHRSTIAMLRTQLEILPDVAAELEEQTTESERVSRLDQVARDMIDMLMEAETRLQILEELGTSMSSSQTTSLADTYGERVQAKMDGYQAQTARQRYARHPAYIEFRSRVWEVSHQGAMPPLVDLLPREPGDDDVAATPAGEDEEDIVVGGAVLQLRCPLTAHLLQDPVVNTTCQHAYSREAISLYMSENRTRSGSVQCPATGCTASVTRSTLQDAPALKRRVERYERHQLRLEEQRRTQLGTTTLLD; from the coding sequence ATGGAGGCGGCAGTCGATCTGGCGCCACATGTGAGACCGATGATGGCACAGCATCGCTCGACCATAGCCATGCTACGCACGCAACTTGAGATTTTGCCAGATGTGGCGGCCGAGCTGGAGGAGCAAACGACAGAATCGGAGCGCGTCAGCAGACTGGATCAAGTTGCGCGTGACATGATCGATATGCTCATGGAGGCCGAGACACGTTTGCAAATCTTGGAAGAGCTCGGAACCTCCATGTCAAGCAGTCAGACTACATCTTTAGCAGATACGTATGGCGAGCGCGTTCAAGCCAAGATGGACGGATACCAAGCACAAACGGCGCGACAGCGGTATGCCCGGCACCCCGCCTATATCGAGTTCAGGTCGCGTGTCTGGGAAGTATCTCATCAAGGTGCGATGCCACCCTTAGTAGACCTTCTTCCGAGGGAGCCGGGTGACGATGACGTGGCTGCTACGCCCGCgggcgaggacgaggaagacATTGTGGTaggcggcgccgtgctgcagctccgATGTCCGCTGACGGCCCATCTTTTGCAGGATCCTGTGGTCAATACGACATGCCAGCATGCCTATTCTCGCGAAGCCATTTCTTTGTACATGTCTGAGAACCGCACCCGCAGTGGATCTGTGCAATGCCCCGCCACAGGATGCACGGCCAGTGTTACCCGGTCTACGCTGCAAGATGCACCGGCGTTGAAACGTCGCGTAGAACGCTACGAACGCCACCAGCTGCGTCTGGAggagcagcgacgcacgcaaCTCGGCACCACAACTCTGTTGGACTAA
- a CDS encoding pre-mRNA-splicing factor CWC26, with amino-acid sequence MSQEAKQQYLAERYGDAGSSSDVRRKKAKKKHDDLMIRDEEHVWFEHAAHEAPPAVQETAPRASTSTGWHAIGPSTSEKQDHVPMVPASRPQAGLLSREQLRAQREARKAAEEAASREAPVAEPAVPQETVYRDAQGRRIDLQEEELRMREEEELRARKEAEKKEWNRGLVQRREEAQRLAMLQQASTDSVSRYEDDARWNDARRGQMHWDDPAQAFLSRHSRGRRIVRPVYEGPAPPPNRFGIKPGYRWDGVDRSNGFERKYLVSLNNAQRTKAEFHAWSAEDM; translated from the coding sequence ATGAGCCAAGAGGCCAAGCAGCAGTACCTTGCGGAGCGTTACGGCGACGCTGGTTCGTCGTCGGATGTGCGCAGAAAAAAAGCGAAGAAAAAACACGATGATCTGATGATTCGTGACGAAGAGCATGTCTGGTTTGAACACGCAGCACACGAGGCACCACCTGCGGTGCAAGAGACTGCGCCTCGGGCGAGCACATCTACCGGATGGCACGCGATTGGGCCGTCTACCTCAGAAAAGCAGGATCATGTACCCATGGTACCTGCCTCACGTCCACAAGCGGGTCTATTGTCCCGTGAGCAGCTGCGAGCTCAGCGTGAGGCACGAAAAGCGGCTGAAGAAGCGGCCAGCAGAGAGGCCCCGGTGGCCGAACCTGCCGTGCCTCAAGAAACTGTATACCGTGATGCACAAGGGAGACGTATTGATCTccaagaagaagagctGCGTATGcgcgaggaagaggagctgcgtgccCGTAAAGAAGCAGAAAAAAAAGAATGGAATCGGGGTCttgtgcagcgccgcgaggaAGCTCAACGCCTggccatgctgcagcaggcaAGTACCGACAGTGTATCGAGGTATGAAGATGATGCGCGGTGGAATGACGCGCGGCGGGGGCAAATGCATTGGGACGACCCTGCTCAGGCCTTCTTGTCGCGTCACTCTCGAGGCCGCCGCATTGTTCGTCCCGTTTACGAAGGCCCAGCACCACCGCCCAACAGATTTGGTATCAAACCAGGCTACCGCTGGGATGGCGTAGATCGCAGCAATGGATTTGAGCGCAAGTACCTTGTGTCTTTGAATAATGCTCAGCGCACCAAAGCCGAATTTCATGCATGGTCCGCCGAAGATATGTGA
- a CDS encoding transcription initiation factor TFIIIB component B'', giving the protein MSRIEKGTQRFRPTVVARRAPQADHANDAVPRPAPVVPSADAPSTASAARTDTPPQRRATSSSVPTPIVPTRMAPRPRVVPSTGASENRVQPAARSYAFASQPTKVRVPIHPRAPSQPPRSADVLHAESTSISPYERFLHAAQANPHGVLHMDTEADPSAIAEQAAETWQTLDPAIRAQYNVAEAPRSMPTSSAPPARTRAPRKRTGTSISDDEAEYKQQCAQQENGMDGSELPPLRVDIGTTRMESIAVTNWKSGRASSRTFELERVRARQLKKRRSEAHEDAEQGGIKQSETPVPSTPRDTPAPSDVSEEPQLGENRFAVQTRIVDGKIVLDEQSLFANYRDDEQQEREQRHWEVIDEREGDQFVNSASRSKQRRTQRWTAEETERFFQAISQWGTDFEMITRLFPRRTRREIKAKWTKESRQNPQRLDAAFQRRVAVDLHAYGRAAGVDLSGPPPTITPRPEPKSDVEIVSESSVQ; this is encoded by the coding sequence ATGTCCCGTATTGAGAAAGGAACACAGCGTTTTCGACCCACTGTGGTtgcgcgtcgtgcaccTCAAGCAGACCATGCTAATGACGCTGTCCCGCGACCAGCACCCGTTGTGCCATCTGCCGACGCACCGTCCACCGCATCAGCGGCACGGACTGATACCCCCCCACAACGGCGTGCCACCTCATCAAGTGTGCCCACACCGATTGTCCCCACGCGCATGGCTCCGCGTCCACGCGTTGTTCCAAGCACTGGGGCGAGTGAGAATCGTGTCCAGCCTGCTGCGCGCAGTTATGCTTTTGCTTCGCAGCCGACCAAGGTCCGCGTTCCCATTCATCCTCGAGCACCATCGCAGCCTCCGAGAAGCGCAGATGTACTCCATGCTGAATCTACTAGCATATCACCCTATGAGCGATTCTTGCATGCTGCTCAGGCCAATCCTCACGGTGTCTTGCACATGGACACTGAAGCCGATCCCAGCGCCAttgccgagcaggcggcCGAGACATGGCAGACGCTCGACCCTGCTATACGTGCCCAATACAACGTCGCGGAAGCTCCACGAAGCATGCCGACTAGCTCTGCTCCTCCTGCTCGgacgcgtgcgccacgcaAACGCACGGGCACGAGTATTTCTGATGACGAGGCAGAGTACAAGCAGCAATGTGCCCAGCAGGAAAATGGGATGGACGGATCAGAATTACCGCCGCTTCGCGTAGATATAGGCACGACGCGAATGGAGTCTATTGCGGTGACAAATTGGAAGAGTGGCCGAGCGAGTAGTCGGACCTTTGAACTCGAACGTGTTCGAGCTCGACAGCTTAAAAAGAGACGAAGCGAGGCGCATGAAGATGCAGAACAGGGTGGGATCAAGCAATCTGAGACGCCCGTTCCATCAACGCCGCGCGATACACCCGCGCCCTCGGATGTGTCGGAAGAACCACAACTCGGCGAGAACCGCTTTGCCGTACAAACGCGTATTGTTGACGGCAAAATTGTACTGGATGAGCAATCTTTGTTTGCTAACTACCGTGATGATGAGCAGCaggagcgtgagcagcgccATTGGGAGGTCAttgacgagcgcgaagGTGATCAGTTCGTGAACAGCGCGAGCCGAAGCAAGCAGCGTCGCACACAGCGCTGGACGGCTGAGGAAACTGAACGCTTTTTCCAGGCCATTTCCCAGTGGGGCACCGATTTCGAGATGATTACCCGCCTATttccacgacgcacgcgccgagaAATCAAGGCCAAATGGACCAAGGAATCCCGTCAGAATCCACAACGTCTTGACGCTGCCTTTCAGCGCCGTGTCGCAGTGGACCTTCACGCCTATGGCCGCGCAGCTGGTGTAGACTTGAGTGGGCCGCCGCCTACCATCACACCACGACCAGAGCCCAAATCGGACGTGGAGATTGTCTCTGAATCGTCTGTACAATGA